The genomic window CcaggccatcacacacaccctgcaggtcACTCTGGTCCACATCTGCACACAGAAACAGCCAGGGCTCAGGACAGGGGCGGGGCTCAGGACAGGGGCGGGGCTCAGGACAGGGGCGGGGCTCAGGACAGGGGCGGGGATCAGGACAGGGGCGGGGCTCAGGACAGGGGCGGGGATCAGGACAGGGGCGGGGATCAGGACAGGGGCGGGGCGTAACCGACAACAGGCATCTTGCAGCCAAACAAACAGATCAGGAagtggagggagtcaggtggctgagcggttagggaatcgggctattaatcagaaggttgttggttcgattcccggccgtgcaaaaatgacgttgtgtccttgggaaagacactacaccctacttgccttcggggggaatgtcagtaagtagctctggataagtgtctgctaaatgattaaatgtaagtgGCATCCCTGTTTTATTATGGTATCCTCCTCTATGATGTTGAGAGGAGATGGTTATAACCTTCCAATCATACATGGCGAGTAACAGCTTGAACACAGAGAGCCCTATCATCTTGTATCAACCTTGTCATCGACTGTCTATCTAATGCTTTCGGAAGCGTTATGTTTTTGAAAACAAAGTTTGCTCCTCACCGCTGTCTGCAAGCTGTCTGAGGTCCAGACTACAGCTGCCTGTCAGTGACCGGTAGAGAGCCACGCTCTCCAGACCTACGGAGCAAGACAGACAAAAGTAATAGAACATGAATATGAGACAGACCAAAGTAAAAGAACATGAATACAACGCAGTGATAAAAGGATTAATAACATAactgaggtgaggggaggtgacagGGGAAAGCAATATGACGGCAAATTCCAAGTTGTCCAACTTTAGGGTCAGTTGGAGCATTGATCACATGACCATTGTCTGTCACCTCAGTTGTCAAGGGCAACATATCAGACAGAtagaccagtggttcccaaccctggtcctcagggcacccctgtcctgcatgttttagatgtttccttgttccaacacacccgattcaaatgaatgggtcgttatccagctctgcagaagcctgcttataaccattaatttgaatcaggtgtgttggagcagggaaacatctcaaacatgcaggacagtggtgccctgaggaccagggttgggaaccactgagaTAGACGATAGGGGCCAGTGTGGCCctgacccctctctcacctttaCCCTCTATAGCCCCCAGCAGCTTGACCAGGGTCGGGGGGGCTATCTCCGGAGGAGCAAACTGTTCAGGCAGATCAGGCAACCCAAAGCCTGAAGGGAGAAAAGATTTTTACCTGAAAACTTGACTTGCTCAGACATTTGGACTGTTTGTTTAATACAATTCACAATGTAGGTTTCCCTTCTCGACGAACGATGACGCAGGATGAGATGCCATCTGTGGCATTCAGAAaacacactcaaaaaaataaaaaaataaagtcaGTTTCTCCAGCTTTGCTCTTTGTTTTTACTTCCAGAAATATGGTCCTGATTTTTCTTTTTACCTTCCAAAGAACATGGTGTCAGAAGGCTGACACATAGGCATTTCCTGCCAGTGTGACTTTTTAGCTTCCTCTAAAAGTTCTTGTGGTCTAACCAACTTGCAACATCCACAACCACTTTACCAGCTGCAGCATGCAAGGGTGAAACATGGAGACCTCACAAGAGGAAGTTGGAAGGCAGAGCTAATGATACTGGGAAACAGCTGGGAGGAAACCCAGATTATGGATTTGTATTCACATTCATCAAAAATATCTGTAGACATGAGCATGCACCGAATGAAAAATTATTCTAAAACGTTCTTCCACTTCACAAGTATACTAATCATCCATCTGAACGATTCACATTacgtagacaaacacacaatatgCGGATGTCAAGACATTTAACAGTTTCGCAGAAATGGTTATTCTCAGAATCCTGCCCCCACAGAGTTCACGAGAATCTCTAGTGGTTACTGAATACCGTTAAACTGctgctagggagtcaggtggctgagcggtttgggaatcgggctagtaatctgaaggttgccagttcgattcccaaggcacttcaccctacttgcctcggggagaatgtccctgtacttactgtaagtctctctggataagagcgtctgctaaattactaaatgtaaatgctcaCCTTCTGACTCTGAGTCAGTCCTGGCggaggcagaggaagggggTCGAGGGGGGCGTGGCTTTGGCATCGGTGGTGACATCCTCTTTCTACCAACAAACTCCACATAGGTACCCGGAAAGTCACCCTTTTCCTGAGTCGTCTCGTTGAACCCCGGGAGCCAGCCGATCTCGGCAGGTCTTTCCTCAGTTCCACCGGGGCAGCCCAGGGCCAAGAGGGCTCCCTTTGTCACCATCAGGATGTCTCCAACATGGAGGTCtatgtcctcctccctctcctttttatAGTCATACAGAGCCCGGTACTGGTAACCTTCAGTACTCATCTTGATATTTTTTGCTCTATCGCCACACTGTCTTAATGAACACTGGTCTCTCTTACCAACGCTGATCACAAATCATAACCCACGATCACACAAGAAAGCCTAATGGTTTAGTTTCCCCCATCTCCATCTTAGGCATCTACCTCATGTCTTTGAACCGAACCATAGAGATAGATTCAACTGAGCAGTACTGCATAATAGAAACTCATCCAAGTGACAACCTGGCAGGTCTGTCGATTCTAGTGTCCTGAAGAAACTTCATGTAAAATCCAATTAAAAGTTGAAATGTGGACATCtgcagtcaagtaaaagtgtcGGTCTGACCTAACGAAAAAGAAAACATTGGGCAAAGAGATGAGACATCATTCGGGAGGTGTGTATGCCTCATCTGTCTTTGTTCATGGATAACTAACCAACTACGTGTTAGCGTAGCTATCTATTATTTGTTGCCATTTACCTTGCTATCTACGCACATATGACAAATacacatgcaaaacacacaaTCGTTTATTTACCCGTATTGATACTATGCAGTTTCCAACTAAAATGATTACTGATCACAAGTTAGTGACGGAGTCTGAGACAAGctaatttagctagctagcaccagCCAGTGCAGCGTAACATCGCATGCATGTCTATACTGGTAGACTAGCTAAAACGCAAAACCAGGCCGCTTGAAATGTGGAACAACTATGCTACATTAAAGATAGCTTATCTTACCTAATTTTCACGAAAACTCGGTCGTTAATCTTCCAAAACAAGTAAAATCTGCAGCGTCACTAAAAAACTCGAAAAGAGGTGTCAAAATAAGAATTTCAACATCAAACGCAATTGGTAGGTAAACCACTCGTCGGAACAAAAAAGTCGAGGTTGGCTATCGAGGTTAGCCGGATTAGCATTCACTGACTGAACCAGACAGTCGTCTACCGTGACGTCAAATCCGGTAACCTACATTTTTCTCATTCTGTCAGGATGCATTTACGGCCTGACTCAGACATTTACTGTGAAAGTGGTTGCCTGTTTTTGAAGCTTTTGTGTCAATTGGTAGGAGCATAAATCAGCATAAGCTGATAAAATAAGCTTACTTTTCAAGTGTTAGGTTTATGTCTTCTGGGTCATACTCTTTATGTCTTCTGGGTCATACTCTTTAATCACAGGGTATAACAATATGCACATTTCATACAGGAAtttatttaaaaacatttacTCATAGTTCTACAATTGTCTGTGCGCCACATAGAAAATGCACACACGTTAAACGGCATTTGCTGAGTTAATGGTCAATCTTATGGTGATGATCTACCTCATAAATAATTAAAAGCTGAGAATGTCCCCCAGTCTATGAACAGATAGAGTGATGTTTCCCGTGAGCTGCAGCTGATCCTTGAGATACTTCCCGACATGTTCACAGTGCAGGACATCGCAAAACACCCATATCTGGCCAAGGCTTCGCTGGATGTTAGCATTGCAGGTCGGCAGCTTGGAGTTCCGCATGGCACGGGTCACTCCTCTCCACGCCTGTTCTAAATCACCTGCCACACAGCTGTGTCCATTTATGACCCACTTCGCCCTTTGGAGCAAGTTAAGCCTGTGGCTGCAAACAATCTTATGGAACTGTCTGGAGAAAGTATGAGAGTTAGGGGAAGCAAGAAGACCCCTTTGAGCCTGTGAGGCAACACTCCACGATCGCCGTTTGACTTTATTGTCGAGGACCCCGTCTTTAGACTGTACGCGTGGCGCCCATGTCTCTGGGCAAGTCTGTGCAGCAACGAGTGCTCTTCCCAAACTAGTCTGGCCACAATCCAGAGGACTTCCGTCAGTGTCAGAGCATTCATGTACTGATTCTGGTAGCTCTCGTGCTAAAGTCAAGATATGCCTCTGGATTTTTATCACCTCTTCCGGGTAGATGATTGGGGGTGACTTTAGAGGCCTTGTGGGCAGGGGTTTGTCCCCTGTGGATGGGTACCAGGGTGTAAACACAGGCAGAACTCTGCAGGGAAAATCCTCAAAAGCTTTTTCTGTTTGGCTCACTAAGGTGCCGAGGTCTGCAGAGTCTTCTCTGAAGTGCAACACCAAATCCATGCAGACAGGACAACTCCCCCCACATCACTGTTTCATTCGATGAGCCCTAGAGCGAAAGACAGATTTAATTTAAGCAGCCTAGTGAACAAATACATTACACTCACAGCACACTGTTCCAATCAAAAGGTTGGTTTGCATTCAAACTATTACGGTTTATTTTTGTTGCGTGGAGTTGGTTAAAGTAAGCAGTTCAACTGCTTCCTCATTACTTATTGTCACTGAAAGGATGCTTCAAACCGGGTATGGTTGGTGTCCTGAAGGTAAACCAACTatttacagtagctagctaactacttcGATGTAATTGACATCAAACCACAATTCAATGACGATGTATATGTTCGGCTAATGACTGTATCTCGCAAATAGCAACGATACCAACCTGTTTGACGGTAAATATGTAATAGTATATTAAAAAGCCAGCCAACAAGGAGTTAACTTTACATTAGCGAGCTATCTAGCATAGCCATGCTAACGCCAAGACGGGGGATGGGCAATAGGGAGCAGCTACGGAAGCGTACATTTTGAGTAATCTCGCGTGTCACGCGCATTGGGGGAAGGGCGCAAGATGCAATCGTTTCATGAAAGCAGCGAATGCATCCTCTTTACAAcgaaaatacagattaaaaataaataaaaccacTTCCTCTACTTAGCGTAATTTTTTAACGTATGGGAACAGCTTGAAATGGCAAATTACACAATTTCGTTATAGCGTATGCAAAGAGTGGACATTCCTGAGGATCCTCCAAAGTATCTAGGGCAAAGGAGCTAGAGGCCCTCTCTCACAATGCCAAGCTTTGAAGAATTCCTGGCTATGACCTTATTACATCAGTAACTATTATAATCAAGTAAATCTGCGAGCCATTATTAGGTTCCTTACATCAGTTATTTCAACTGAACTGTAAAGTATAAAACCGAAGCGCTCCAGTGTCCTGAGGCAGACTGCATATCGTTAGTAGGGGAAATAACAAGACAGTGTCAACAGAACTGTTTAATCATACGTCCATTGTCTTTATTCAAATTATGGTATACGCTGGCTGGGGACATCCATCAGCACAAGTCACTTTTCTGCATGCCATATGGCCTGAGTTGCTAAAAATGACCATTTTACTACTTTAAGCACTCTTACCAATAGTTTTGCAACAAAAAAAGCACAATTTACTGTATTTGCTATGAGATGTGTCATTGTGAGATCAAATAGGGCTATATTGCTGTTTTAAAAAAACTTGCGAGTTTTACATGTCTTAAAAGATCATATGGCACA from Osmerus eperlanus chromosome 28, fOsmEpe2.1, whole genome shotgun sequence includes these protein-coding regions:
- the zgc:101664 gene encoding shieldin complex subunit 3; its protein translation is MDLVLHFREDSADLGTLVSQTEKAFEDFPCRVLPVFTPWYPSTGDKPLPTRPLKSPPIIYPEEVIKIQRHILTLARELPESVHECSDTDGSPLDCGQTSLGRALVAAQTCPETWAPRVQSKDGVLDNKVKRRSWSVASQAQRGLLASPNSHTFSRQFHKIVCSHRLNLLQRAKWVINGHSCVAGDLEQAWRGVTRAMRNSKLPTCNANIQRSLGQIWVFCDVLHCEHVGKYLKDQLQLTGNITLSVHRLGDILSF